One Halostagnicola kamekurae DNA segment encodes these proteins:
- a CDS encoding bile acid:sodium symporter family protein yields MGVIKRLERIGAVTSTYFVVWILLGSALALYSPSTFTPLGDYISVFLGVIMLGMGLTLTPTDFRRIVERPRDVFIGAAAQWVFMPVFAYLLVAFLGLPRDIGVGLVLLGAAPGGTASNVMTYLGRGDVALSVTITSVTTLAAPLVMPAWIVLLAGEEITVTFGAMAEEIVLIVLIPVVAGLLLRIILDRYAPAVANAGLSIFPAVSVLTIVLIVAAIVGLNVEEILTASATVFLAVIVHNALGLGAGYGTGYLTGMSTDRTRACAFEVGLQNSGLAVALAAAFFDPVAALIPALFSVWHNISGPALATAFARRTDQAVADADSASTAD; encoded by the coding sequence ATGGGCGTGATCAAACGACTCGAACGGATCGGCGCGGTTACGAGCACGTACTTCGTCGTCTGGATTCTCCTCGGCTCGGCGCTCGCGTTGTACTCTCCATCGACGTTTACGCCCCTGGGCGACTACATTTCGGTATTTCTGGGCGTCATCATGCTCGGGATGGGGCTCACGCTTACGCCCACGGATTTCCGTCGAATCGTCGAGCGCCCTCGAGACGTTTTCATTGGTGCGGCCGCACAGTGGGTATTCATGCCGGTATTTGCCTATCTGCTCGTCGCCTTTCTCGGCCTTCCGAGAGACATCGGCGTGGGGCTGGTTCTGCTCGGCGCCGCACCGGGCGGAACGGCCTCGAACGTGATGACGTACCTCGGCCGCGGCGACGTTGCGCTCTCGGTGACGATCACGTCGGTGACGACGCTCGCCGCACCGCTGGTCATGCCGGCCTGGATCGTTCTGCTCGCGGGTGAGGAGATCACCGTCACCTTCGGCGCGATGGCCGAGGAAATCGTACTGATCGTCCTGATTCCGGTCGTCGCGGGGCTCCTCCTGCGAATCATCCTCGATCGGTACGCACCGGCGGTCGCAAACGCCGGACTCTCCATTTTTCCCGCGGTCAGCGTGCTCACGATCGTCCTCATCGTCGCGGCGATCGTCGGGCTCAACGTCGAGGAGATCCTCACCGCGAGCGCCACCGTCTTCCTCGCGGTGATCGTTCACAATGCTCTCGGACTCGGAGCCGGCTACGGTACCGGTTATCTGACCGGCATGAGCACGGACCGAACACGTGCCTGTGCGTTCGAGGTCGGCCTCCAGAACAGCGGTCTCGCCGTCGCGCTCGCGGCGGCGTTTTTCGACCCGGTCGCCGCGCTGATCCCGGCGCTGTTTAGCGTCTGGCACAATATTTCCGGACCGGCGCTCGCGACCGCGTTCGCGCGGCGAACCGATCAGGCGGTCGCGGACGCCGATTCGGCATCGACCGCAGACTGA
- a CDS encoding SDR family oxidoreductase, whose amino-acid sequence MTESVRTLLTGATGSLGRELRPRLHRAGHDVRATSRSPPSGTGDNAEWVTLDLKNGTGLSEAVTDIDVVVHAASAPQGDSEAVDVRGTERLLEAADTAGVSNFVYVSIVGVDEIPYSYYEHKRAAERIVERSPVPATIVRVTQFHEFVFGLLDGLSWAPIWPLPTDFRTQPIETGEAAAAIVDRTTLEPAGWVPPVGGPEVWTVGELARAYRDSRSAWRPIVPVPVPGAIARGFRAGEATCPERTVGSVTWKQWLEKTRIDSEP is encoded by the coding sequence ATGACCGAATCAGTTCGGACGCTCCTCACCGGCGCGACGGGCTCGCTCGGGCGGGAGTTGCGGCCTCGGTTGCACCGTGCAGGTCACGACGTTCGAGCGACGAGTCGATCGCCGCCGTCGGGAACTGGTGATAACGCCGAGTGGGTTACACTCGATCTGAAAAACGGAACGGGCCTGTCGGAGGCCGTCACGGATATCGATGTCGTCGTTCACGCCGCGTCCGCCCCGCAGGGAGACAGCGAAGCGGTCGACGTTCGCGGGACCGAGCGGCTCCTCGAGGCGGCCGACACCGCCGGCGTTTCGAACTTCGTGTACGTCTCTATCGTCGGCGTCGACGAGATTCCATACTCGTACTACGAGCACAAGCGAGCCGCCGAACGGATCGTCGAACGGTCTCCCGTTCCCGCGACGATCGTCCGTGTCACGCAGTTTCACGAGTTCGTTTTCGGATTACTCGACGGACTCTCGTGGGCGCCGATCTGGCCGCTCCCGACCGATTTCCGGACGCAGCCGATCGAAACCGGCGAGGCAGCCGCGGCGATCGTCGACCGCACGACGCTCGAACCGGCTGGATGGGTACCACCTGTCGGCGGTCCCGAGGTCTGGACCGTCGGCGAACTCGCTCGAGCCTATCGCGACAGTCGATCCGCGTGGCGTCCGATCGTTCCCGTCCCGGTTCCGGGCGCCATTGCCCGCGGCTTCCGGGCCGGCGAGGCGACGTGTCCAGAGCGGACCGTGGGTTCGGTGACGTGGAAGCAGTGGCTCGAGAAGACGAGAATCGATTCAGAACCGTAA